TCACCTCTTCCACAGCATCGGCAACCGCCTCGATAAACACGGGATCGCTATTCATCATCTCTGTACGCGCCAGGCGAATCCCGCATTGTTGTGCAATCTCCTGGCAACCGATATCAATATCGTAAAGCACCTCGACGTGATCGCACACAAAACCAATAGGCGCAACCAGAACATCGCGATAATTGCCAGAAGCCAGTGCCGGAATCACATCTTCAATCTGCGGACCCAACCAGGGCTCGCCCGTATGTGCGGCACTCTGATATGAAAACATCCAATCCACCGGACCCAATCGATCCACAATCGCCTGAGCATTGCGCTTTAATTCATCGTCATAGGGATCGCCCATCTTCAACAACCGCGCCGGCAAGCTATGCGCCGAAAAAACCACCTTTGCCTTCCGTCTCGCATCCTCCGGAAACTTCTCCAAACCCGCCCGTACCTTTGCCGCCTGCGCCTCAATCAACCGGGGCTGATCGCACCACGAATTGACATAGACAAACTCAATAGCACCCCCCACCTCTTTTAATGCATCCTCGACCTTCTGCTGATACAGCCCAATACTCATCCGCGAATAATGCGGCGCCATCACAATGCCCACAGCCTTTTCAACACCATCCCCCTGCATCTTCGCCACCGCCTCCACAATCCGCGGCTTCCAATGACGCATCCCCGCATATGCCTTCACATTCCGCCCGCGCTTCTTCAACGCCGCCTCAACATGCCCTGCCTGCTCAAACGTGCGGTCATTCAGCGGCGACCTGCCACCGATCTGCGCATAGCGGCTGCGAAACTCCGCCACAAACTCTGGCGGCATCGGCCTCCCACCCCGAATATCGCTCAAATAAGCCGCCATATCATCCAGCGAATCGGGGCTGCCATACGCCATCAAAAGCACACCAATTGTCTTCTCATCGCGCCGTATATTCATGCACAAAATCAACCAATCTCCGCACATTCTCCACAGGTGTGCGCTGTAAAATCCCATGACCCAAATTAAAAATATGCCCCGGCTTTCCCCTCACCGAATCCAATATGCGCCTCGTCTGCCGCGTTATCTCCTCAAAAGGCGCAAACAACACAACGGGATCCAGATTGCCCTGCACACCCACATCATCGCCCAAACGACGCCACGCCACATCTATATCAACCCGCCAATCAACGCCAATAACATCGCCCCCCGCCTCTTTCAACAACTCGAGAATACCCGCCGTACCCGTACCAAAATGAATAAGCGGCACATCCACCTCTTCTTTCGCAATCGCAATCGCCTTTTGCGAATGCGGTAACACGTACTCGCGATAATCTGCCGGACTCAACGCCCCGACCCAGCTATCAAACACCTGCAACGCCCCGGCACCCGCCCGGACCTGCGAGATGAGATAATCGCCAATCGCCGTCGCCATCATATCCATCAAACGATGCCATTGTTCTGGCTCGCCATACATCAACCCCTTGGCAACCTCGTAATTGCGCGACGAACCGCCCTCCATCGCATAACAAACCAGCGTAAAAGGCGCACCTGCAAAACCGATCAACGGAACGCGACCATTGAGTTCTGCGACAGCCATCCGAATAGCATCACCCACATAAGGCATCGCCTCTTCGGCGGGTCTCACGATCAACGCATCGATATCTGCCACCGTGCGAATCGGATTGTGAATAACCGGACCCTCGCCCTTTACATAATCCAGATCCAACCCCATCGACTCGAGAATCGGCAGCAAATCCTGAAAAATAATCGCAGCATCCACATCATAGGCATTCACCGGTTGCATCGTAATCGCCGTAGAAATCTCGGGCGTCTTCACCATATCGAGAAAACGATAGCGATCGCGATACGTCCAATAAGCCTTCATATACCGCCCGGCCTGACGCATAAACCAGACAGGCGTCGCATCCACACACTCGCGGCGACACGCTCTTAAAAAACGATCTGAACCATCACGCATCATCCATACCCTCCAGCACCCGCATCAAATCCTCCAGCGACACAATTTCTTCGCCCGTTCTGAGAGCCTCTGGCGCGGCATCTTCCCCAGAGGTCCCAAACACAAACCACTCAAACTCGCGCAAAAACTTCAAACAATGCCACTCTCCTGTACGCGCGTAATCTTCGCTACACAACTCCCGCGGAATCGGACACCCGTCGTACAGCCCGCGTGGACACGGCCTGCGTTTTTTCCCCATCCCTGTACCTCACAAAATTTTAAGATGTTGATCCAGTTCGTAACCCGTCACCTGCGCCCTGTAATTGGCCCATTCGATCTTCTTATTCGCAATAAACTTCTCAAAAATGTGATCGCCCAGGGCATTGCGAAGCAAATCGCTGCGCTCGGCCAGATCAATAGCCTGTGACAGATCCAGAGGCAGAGTCTTAATACCCGCACGCTCCCGTTCAGCACTGGACATCTCAGCCACATTTTTTTCCATAGGCGGCGGCACTTCATAGCGCTTTTCAACACCCTCCAACCCCGCAGCCAACATAATTGCAAATGCCAGATAGGGATTGCAGGCCGGATCGGGCGACCGGTATTCGATGCGCGTAGTACTCTCCTTATCCAGAGAATAGGCTGGCACGCGCACCAGATCCGAACGATTGACCACCGACCACGTCGTGTACAAAGGCGCTTCATAACCCGGCACCAACCGCTTATACGAATTGACCCACTGATT
The sequence above is a segment of the Gemmatimonadota bacterium genome. Coding sequences within it:
- the hemH gene encoding ferrochelatase; translated protein: MNIRRDEKTIGVLLMAYGSPDSLDDMAAYLSDIRGGRPMPPEFVAEFRSRYAQIGGRSPLNDRTFEQAGHVEAALKKRGRNVKAYAGMRHWKPRIVEAVAKMQGDGVEKAVGIVMAPHYSRMSIGLYQQKVEDALKEVGGAIEFVYVNSWCDQPRLIEAQAAKVRAGLEKFPEDARRKAKVVFSAHSLPARLLKMGDPYDDELKRNAQAIVDRLGPVDWMFSYQSAAHTGEPWLGPQIEDVIPALASGNYRDVLVAPIGFVCDHVEVLYDIDIGCQEIAQQCGIRLARTEMMNSDPVFIEAVADAVEEVI
- the hemE gene encoding uroporphyrinogen decarboxylase, which translates into the protein MRDGSDRFLRACRRECVDATPVWFMRQAGRYMKAYWTYRDRYRFLDMVKTPEISTAITMQPVNAYDVDAAIIFQDLLPILESMGLDLDYVKGEGPVIHNPIRTVADIDALIVRPAEEAMPYVGDAIRMAVAELNGRVPLIGFAGAPFTLVCYAMEGGSSRNYEVAKGLMYGEPEQWHRLMDMMATAIGDYLISQVRAGAGALQVFDSWVGALSPADYREYVLPHSQKAIAIAKEEVDVPLIHFGTGTAGILELLKEAGGDVIGVDWRVDIDVAWRRLGDDVGVQGNLDPVVLFAPFEEITRQTRRILDSVRGKPGHIFNLGHGILQRTPVENVRRLVDFVHEYTAR